Below is a window of Virgibacillus sp. NKC19-3 DNA.
TTCCATATGCTTGTCAACGGTCAGCACCATGATGGCATTTCCACCGATATTGGATCTGTCCACCTGCATCGTAGCGATATTGATCTCATGTTGCGCCAATAGGGATCCCATTCTGCCGATAACCCCTGGTTGGTCCAGGTGATGAATGACGACAATGTGTCCTACGGGTGTTACGTCAACACTGTAATCATCTACTTTCACAATGCGTGGTCCTAAGCCATTTAATAGGGTTCCGGAAACTTTTCTATTCCCGGATTTGGTTTTCATTTCTACAGTGAGAAGATTAGTGAAACCTTTTGTGGCAGAAGTTTTACTTTCATGTACGGTTATCCCTTTTCTTTCTGCAAAATAAAGGGCATTTACATCGTTTACATGGTCACCAAGATAGCGTTGCAATAACCCTTTTATCGTGTTCCGGCTTAATGGCGCTACTTCTACTTCAGACAAATCGCCAGAATAATAGATGTTTACTTCTTCAGCTACTTCTTCTGTTAAATCGATGAGAAATGAACCCAGCTTTTCGGCAAGATTGAAATAGGGTTCAATTTTATTCATAATTTCTCTAGGTACAGAAGGGAGATTAACAGGATTTTTGACCGATCCGCCGGTTAAAAAGGCAACAACATCACAACTGACATCGATGGCTACATTTTCCTGTGCCTCAATCGTACTGCCTCCCAGATGTGGGGTAGCAATCACTTCCGGTAAATCTAATAATTTATGGTCAAGGAATGGTTCCTTTTCAAAAACATCCATTGCCGCACCGGCTACTTTTCCCGAGAGGATTGCCTCATATAACGCTTCTTCGTCAATGATTCCTCCACGGGCGCAATTGATGATTTGTACACCGTCTTTCATAATCTGAAAGGCTTCGGTATTAAGCAAATGTTTGGTTTCTTTTAACAGTGGTGTATGTACGGTAATAAAATCTGCTGCTTTTAAGACATCTTGCAACGTTCCATAGTCAATTCCCATTTTGTCTGCCTTTTCCGCCGTCAAAAATGGATCATATGCGATGACATTCATCCGTTGTCCCTTTGCTCGGCTTGCAACTTCTGCACCAATTCTTCCTAGTCCAACTACGCCAAGTGTTTTATTTTTTAATTCGATGCCCATATATTTTTTTCGGTCCCATTGCTGATGTTTAAGTGCATGAAAGGCTTGGGGGATTTTTCTGGATAAAGACATAAGCATAGCCATCGTATGTTCAGCGGCTGAATTGGTATTTCCATTCGGTGCATTTACAACGATAATACCATGTTCTGTTGCAGCATCCAGGTCAATATTATCTACCCCGACACCAGCACGACCAATTATTTTCAAATTGGAAGCATGGCGGATTAATTCACTTGTTACTTGCGTTTGACTGCGTACTAATAAAGCATCAAAATCTTTAATCTTAACGGCTAATTCTTCGGCTGTTGCGTTTGTGTCAATAACAATATTCATGTTTTTTGTTTCGCGAAGTGGCTGAATGCCTTCTTCGCTTAAAGGATCTGCAATTAATATATGAAAAGTCATGATGCCCCCTCCTTTGGTGAAGATTTTTAATCATATAAAATTATCTTTCATCATATCAGATGTAGGTTTAATGTCAATATTTTGCGCCTTGACTTTTAGGGGAAATCTCTTATAATAGCATTATATACGAATAAACGAACGTTCACGAAGGATTAGTATGTGGAAACGGTTGTGAGAAGAGAGCAGAATTTATGAGCTGAAAGATTCTGCATACAAATAGGCCACAGAACCTGCCTTCCTAGTCCCTGGATGGGCGCGATCTTCAGCGTTATAGAAGTGAAGCGGAATGTGTTTTTAACATTCAATAATGGTGGTACCGCGGAAGCAAAGCTCTTTCGTCCTTTTTTATACGGGATGAATGGGCTTTTTTATATTTATATTTCTAGGAGTAATGCCATATGAGCAAAAAGCGAATTGTTGTCAAAATTGGTAGTAGTTCATTAACAAATGAACGAGGGGAAATCGATCAGGAACAATTATATGAACATATCCATGCGCTTGCCACACTTCGTCAGGAAAATCATGATGTTATTTTAGTAACATCGGGTGCGGTTGCGGCGGGATTTTCTGGATTAGGTTATTCCTCCAGGCCTGTTACCATCAAGGGGAAGCAAGCGGCAGCGGCTGTAGGGCAGGGGTTATTGATACAAACATATATTGAAAAATTTAAGGAATTTAATCTCTCCTCTGCGCAACTTTTATTAACAAGGAATGACTTTTCCAATCGAGAACGCTACAAAAATGCTTTTGCCACGATTACAGAATTATTGGATCGCGGGGTTTTACCTATTATTAATGAAAATGACACGGTTTCGGTGGAAGAGTTAACTTTTGGGGATAATGATATGCTTTCCGCACTTGTCAGCGGCTTTGTTCATGCAGATCAGCTGATTATTTTAACAGATATTAATGGACTTTATGATGGAAATCCTAGGAAAGACCCACTTGCCAACAGGATTGATTTTTTGGATGATATTTCGGATGACAAGTTGAATAGAACTGAAGATTCCGGTTCCAAAGTTGGAACCGGTGGGATGAAGTCCAAGCTTTTAGCTGCAAAAACGGCTATGACTCTTGGTGTTCCAGTATTTATTGGTTACGGAGAAGGCTATCAAAAATTGTTAGATATTTTACAAGGAAATGGGGACGGCACCTATATTGCAAGTCGGCACTCAGCTGTTAACACACGAAAACAATGGATCGCGTTGCACTCTGAAACTGCTGGGGCTATTTATGTAGATCAGGGGGCC
It encodes the following:
- the proB gene encoding glutamate 5-kinase, with product MSKKRIVVKIGSSSLTNERGEIDQEQLYEHIHALATLRQENHDVILVTSGAVAAGFSGLGYSSRPVTIKGKQAAAAVGQGLLIQTYIEKFKEFNLSSAQLLLTRNDFSNRERYKNAFATITELLDRGVLPIINENDTVSVEELTFGDNDMLSALVSGFVHADQLIILTDINGLYDGNPRKDPLANRIDFLDDISDDKLNRTEDSGSKVGTGGMKSKLLAAKTAMTLGVPVFIGYGEGYQKLLDILQGNGDGTYIASRHSAVNTRKQWIALHSETAGAIYVDQGAEEAILYNGKSLLPAGVFNVKGTFHKGDVVNVYGISGFLGKGEINCSSEKLKKTVEKNEDRSDVVKSAEIIHRDGWVKMGSE
- the serA gene encoding phosphoglycerate dehydrogenase, with amino-acid sequence MTFHILIADPLSEEGIQPLRETKNMNIVIDTNATAEELAVKIKDFDALLVRSQTQVTSELIRHASNLKIIGRAGVGVDNIDLDAATEHGIIVVNAPNGNTNSAAEHTMAMLMSLSRKIPQAFHALKHQQWDRKKYMGIELKNKTLGVVGLGRIGAEVASRAKGQRMNVIAYDPFLTAEKADKMGIDYGTLQDVLKAADFITVHTPLLKETKHLLNTEAFQIMKDGVQIINCARGGIIDEEALYEAILSGKVAGAAMDVFEKEPFLDHKLLDLPEVIATPHLGGSTIEAQENVAIDVSCDVVAFLTGGSVKNPVNLPSVPREIMNKIEPYFNLAEKLGSFLIDLTEEVAEEVNIYYSGDLSEVEVAPLSRNTIKGLLQRYLGDHVNDVNALYFAERKGITVHESKTSATKGFTNLLTVEMKTKSGNRKVSGTLLNGLGPRIVKVDDYSVDVTPVGHIVVIHHLDQPGVIGRMGSLLAQHEINIATMQVDRSNIGGNAIMVLTVDKHMEEKELEALKELDEIYEVTAIDL